One region of Bacillaceae bacterium S4-13-56 genomic DNA includes:
- the mscL gene encoding large conductance mechanosensitive channel protein MscL, protein MGLLKEFQQFAIKGSAADMGIGIVLGAAFSGLIESFVKDILLPPFGLLFAKMDVSNLFLTLSGGHFHTIDEAQKAGAITINYGLFISSFIRFVIIIFVVFLVIRQLNRWKKPHQHPVVSMSKKDCPYCFTSIPSQAIKCPNCGSDLIERKRNRRINIR, encoded by the coding sequence TTGGGTTTATTGAAGGAGTTTCAACAGTTTGCCATTAAGGGGAGCGCAGCAGATATGGGGATAGGTATTGTATTAGGAGCTGCCTTTAGTGGACTTATTGAGTCTTTCGTTAAAGATATACTGTTGCCACCTTTTGGACTTTTATTTGCCAAAATGGATGTTTCAAACCTCTTTTTAACTTTGAGTGGGGGACATTTTCATACCATTGATGAAGCACAGAAAGCAGGAGCAATAACAATAAACTATGGACTTTTTATCTCTTCCTTTATTCGTTTTGTAATTATTATATTTGTTGTTTTCTTAGTCATCAGACAATTGAACCGTTGGAAAAAGCCTCATCAACATCCTGTGGTCTCTATGTCAAAAAAAGATTGTCCCTATTGTTTTACGTCCATACCATCCCAAGCGATTAAATGTCCAAATTGTGGTTCGGATTTAATAGAAAGGAAAAGGAATAGAAGAATTAATATA